Proteins encoded within one genomic window of Rubripirellula tenax:
- a CDS encoding flagellar hook-basal body protein, with product MPYGVYLSAAGAHAQSHRMQVLSNNLANVATTGFKPEETVLQARFSEMIEGGQVAPGLGGADDIGGGVTIQPSATQFAVGPMKKTGRDLDFAINDEESFFVLKRGDEQLLTRAGDFLFDSRGQMINTSGEQVLATDGSPIQIQPGVPVEVAAGGRIRQAGTTWELMVAKPKSMGDVSHLGGNQFKPLAPFDLVGGGDRQVVAGMLEQSAVSPTGAMMELIETSRVYEANVKMIQNQDSVMGSLISRVLQA from the coding sequence ATGCCCTATGGCGTTTATCTATCAGCCGCCGGCGCGCACGCTCAAAGCCACCGCATGCAGGTGCTTAGCAACAACCTGGCTAACGTCGCAACCACTGGCTTCAAACCAGAAGAGACTGTTCTGCAGGCACGGTTCTCCGAAATGATCGAAGGCGGGCAAGTCGCCCCCGGTTTGGGCGGCGCCGACGACATCGGTGGTGGCGTCACGATTCAACCATCCGCCACCCAGTTCGCGGTCGGCCCGATGAAAAAGACGGGACGGGATCTGGACTTTGCGATCAACGACGAAGAGTCGTTCTTTGTCCTCAAGCGTGGCGATGAACAGTTGCTGACGCGTGCGGGAGACTTTCTGTTCGATTCACGGGGACAAATGATCAACACGTCGGGCGAGCAAGTGCTCGCGACCGACGGATCGCCAATCCAAATTCAACCGGGTGTGCCCGTCGAAGTCGCCGCCGGTGGACGCATTCGACAAGCAGGCACGACGTGGGAATTGATGGTCGCCAAACCCAAGAGCATGGGCGACGTGTCACACCTGGGCGGCAACCAGTTCAAACCGCTGGCACCGTTTGACCTTGTCGGCGGCGGCGATCGGCAAGTAGTAGCAGGGATGCTGGAACAATCTGCGGTCAGCCCCACCGGCGCGATGATGGAGCTGATCGAGACTTCGCGAGTGTACGAAGCCAACGTGAAGATGATCCAAAACCAGGACTCAGTCATGGGTTCGTTGATTTCAAG